From Roseburia hominis, the proteins below share one genomic window:
- a CDS encoding MBL fold metallo-hydrolase, producing the protein MRLCSIASGSSGNCIYVGTDHTHLLVDTGISRRRVEEGLAALDVKGEELSGILVTHEHADHIQGLGVFSRKYGIPIYATPGTLRGIREYRALGKMPEGLYREVTLDEDFVLGDIRVHPFYISHDANEPSGFRLSQGEKCVAVATDLGKYDEYTVRNLQNVNALLLEANHDLHMLEVGPYPYPLKRRVMGDRGHLSNELSGRLLCDILHENLSHVVLGHLSKENNYPELAYETVKLEVTLGDNPYKGDEIPISVAKRDSISEVISL; encoded by the coding sequence ATGAGATTATGCAGCATAGCCAGTGGAAGCAGTGGAAACTGCATTTATGTGGGAACGGACCACACACATCTGCTGGTGGATACGGGAATCAGCAGGAGGCGGGTGGAGGAAGGACTTGCCGCGCTGGACGTAAAAGGGGAGGAATTAAGCGGAATCCTGGTCACACACGAACACGCGGACCACATTCAGGGACTGGGAGTATTCAGCAGAAAATATGGAATTCCGATTTATGCGACCCCGGGGACTCTGCGGGGAATCCGGGAGTACCGGGCACTGGGGAAGATGCCGGAAGGGCTTTACCGTGAGGTGACGCTTGATGAGGATTTTGTACTTGGCGATATCAGGGTTCACCCGTTCTACATTTCTCATGATGCCAACGAGCCAAGTGGGTTCAGGCTGAGCCAGGGAGAAAAATGTGTGGCGGTCGCAACGGATCTGGGAAAATACGACGAGTATACGGTCAGGAACCTGCAAAATGTAAATGCGCTTCTTCTGGAGGCGAATCATGACCTGCATATGCTGGAGGTCGGACCCTATCCCTATCCGCTGAAGCGGCGTGTAATGGGGGACAGAGGACATTTATCAAATGAATTGTCAGGCAGGCTGCTTTGTGATATACTACATGAGAACCTCAGTCATGTGGTTCTGGGACACTTAAGTAAGGAGAATAATTATCCGGAGCTGGCCTATGAGACGGTCAAGCTGGAGGTGACACTTGGGGACAATCCTTACAAGGGAGACGAGATCCCGATTTCTGTGGCAAAACGCGACAGTATTTCAGAAGTGATCTCATTGTAG
- the mgtE gene encoding magnesium transporter — protein MDQEKILSLLEERRYKELKEELENYYPVDIAMFLEEVEEKQIIILFRLLAKEEAAETFTYMNSDMRETLINALTDSELEEVMDEMYLDDTVDVLEEMPANVVDRLLLATDEDTRAQINLLLQYPEDSAGSVMNVDYIGLRPDMTVADAILKIRQVGLNRETIYTLYITEKRKLIGVVDIKDLLTSSENRTMEEIMDTNILYAHTTDDQEEVASTIRRYGLVAIPIVDHEMCMVGIVTVDDAMLVLQDEATEDISKMAGVTPNEETYFGTTVFEHAKNRSVWLLFLMLSATFSGLVLDHFSPVIVAMPVLNAFVPMLTGTGGNCGSQSSTLIIRGLTVGEVRFKDLFKVIFKEVRVAALVGAFLAVVNGIRVVIMYQDKVESPVMLALALGITLICTIVMAKTIGCTLPLAAKKIGLDPAIMAAPLITTLVDTGTTLIYFTVVMQVFPQLGGLI, from the coding sequence ATGGATCAGGAAAAGATACTTTCGCTTCTGGAAGAACGGCGCTATAAAGAACTGAAAGAGGAACTTGAGAATTATTACCCCGTGGATATCGCCATGTTTCTGGAGGAAGTGGAAGAAAAACAGATTATCATCTTGTTCCGGCTTCTTGCCAAGGAGGAAGCGGCCGAGACATTTACTTATATGAACAGCGATATGCGTGAGACGCTGATCAATGCACTGACGGATTCCGAGCTGGAAGAGGTCATGGACGAGATGTACCTCGATGATACGGTCGACGTACTGGAGGAGATGCCGGCCAATGTGGTAGACCGTCTTCTTCTGGCGACCGACGAGGATACCAGAGCGCAGATCAACCTCCTTTTGCAGTACCCGGAGGACAGCGCCGGAAGCGTCATGAATGTGGATTACATCGGTCTGCGCCCGGATATGACAGTGGCAGATGCGATCCTGAAGATACGCCAGGTAGGCCTCAACCGGGAGACGATCTATACCCTGTATATTACGGAGAAGCGGAAGCTGATCGGCGTTGTAGATATCAAAGATCTTCTCACCAGCAGTGAGAACCGTACCATGGAAGAGATCATGGATACGAATATTCTGTACGCACACACGACGGACGATCAGGAGGAGGTGGCAAGCACCATCAGGCGATACGGACTTGTGGCAATCCCGATCGTGGACCACGAGATGTGCATGGTGGGAATCGTAACGGTAGACGACGCTATGCTTGTCCTGCAGGACGAGGCCACCGAGGATATCAGTAAGATGGCCGGTGTGACGCCGAACGAAGAGACCTATTTTGGAACGACGGTATTTGAACACGCAAAGAACCGAAGTGTCTGGCTTTTGTTCCTGATGCTCTCGGCCACCTTCAGCGGTCTGGTGCTGGATCATTTTTCACCGGTGATTGTTGCCATGCCGGTCTTAAATGCGTTTGTCCCGATGCTGACCGGGACGGGCGGTAACTGTGGTTCGCAGAGCTCTACCTTAATTATCCGCGGTCTGACGGTAGGCGAGGTGCGGTTCAAGGACCTCTTTAAAGTCATATTTAAGGAGGTACGGGTGGCAGCGCTGGTAGGAGCTTTTCTGGCCGTTGTAAACGGGATCCGGGTGGTGATCATGTACCAGGACAAGGTGGAAAGTCCTGTCATGCTGGCGCTGGCTCTTGGGATCACTTTGATCTGTACGATCGTGATGGCAAAGACGATCGGCTGTACCCTTCCTCTGGCGGCAAAGAAGATCGGACTGGACCCCGCGATCATGGCGGCACCGCTCATTACAACCCTGGTGGATACGGGAACCACTCTCATTTATTTTACCGTTGTCATGCAGGTGTTCCCACAGCTTGGGGGACTAATTTGA
- a CDS encoding acetate kinase — translation MNVLVINCGSSSLKFQLINSESEGVLAKGLCERIGIDGRLTYQPAGGEKAVTNLAMPTHTEAIQFVIDALTNSETGVVKSLDEIGAVGHRVVHGGEKFSKSVVVTEEVKKAIEECNDLAPLHNPANLIGIAACESLMPGTPQVAVFDTAFHQTMPEKAYMYGLPYEYYEKYKVRRYGFHGTSHSFVSKRVAEFLGKPYDATKTIVCHLGNGSSISAVMNGESVDTSMGLTPLEGLVMGTRSGDMDPAIMEFIAKKEDLDIAGIMNVLNKKSGVEGISGVSSDFRDLAQAAEEGNARAALALDVFAYRVAKYVGSYAAAMNGVDNIVFTAGIGENDGGTRAKICSYLGYLGITIDEEANGKRGEEIVISTPDSKVTVLVIPTNEELAIARETVALV, via the coding sequence ATGAATGTATTAGTAATCAACTGCGGAAGTTCCTCTTTGAAATTCCAGCTCATCAATTCGGAATCAGAGGGCGTTCTGGCAAAGGGACTTTGCGAAAGAATTGGTATTGACGGAAGACTTACCTATCAGCCGGCCGGCGGGGAAAAGGCTGTAACGAATCTGGCTATGCCGACTCATACCGAGGCGATTCAGTTCGTGATCGATGCTCTGACGAACAGTGAGACAGGCGTAGTAAAGAGTCTTGATGAGATTGGAGCTGTCGGACACCGCGTTGTACATGGCGGAGAGAAGTTCTCCAAGTCTGTTGTTGTGACAGAGGAAGTAAAGAAAGCAATCGAAGAGTGTAATGATCTTGCACCGCTTCATAACCCGGCGAACCTGATCGGTATCGCGGCATGTGAATCCCTGATGCCGGGAACTCCGCAGGTAGCAGTATTCGACACCGCTTTCCATCAGACTATGCCGGAGAAGGCGTATATGTATGGACTGCCGTATGAGTATTATGAGAAATACAAAGTAAGACGTTACGGATTCCACGGAACAAGCCACAGCTTCGTATCCAAGAGAGTTGCTGAGTTCCTTGGCAAACCGTATGATGCGACCAAGACGATCGTGTGCCACCTTGGAAACGGTTCTTCCATTTCCGCTGTTATGAACGGCGAATCCGTAGATACTTCCATGGGACTTACTCCGCTGGAAGGTCTGGTAATGGGAACCCGTTCCGGTGATATGGATCCGGCCATCATGGAGTTCATCGCTAAGAAAGAAGACCTGGATATCGCAGGCATCATGAATGTCCTGAACAAGAAATCCGGCGTGGAAGGCATCTCAGGCGTATCCAGCGATTTCCGTGATCTTGCACAGGCTGCGGAGGAGGGCAACGCAAGAGCAGCGCTGGCTCTGGACGTATTCGCATACCGTGTAGCTAAGTATGTAGGAAGCTACGCTGCAGCTATGAACGGCGTTGACAATATCGTATTTACAGCCGGAATCGGTGAGAATGACGGAGGCACGAGAGCAAAGATCTGCAGCTATCTCGGATATCTGGGAATCACCATTGACGAGGAAGCAAACGGAAAACGCGGCGAAGAGATCGTGATCTCTACTCCGGATTCCAAAGTAACTGTACTCGTGATCCCGACCAACGAAGAGCTGGCAATCGCAAGAGAGACAGTAGCATTAGTATAG
- the polA gene encoding DNA polymerase I, protein MSKIVLIDGHSILNRAFYGLPDLTNAEGLHTNAVYGFLNIMFKILEEEKPEYLTVAFDVHAPTFRHEMYAEYKGTRKPMAEELREQVPIMKEVLHAMGIVTIEQAGLEADDILGTLSRRCEQAGMDVVIISGDRDLLQLATSRVEIRIPKTKRTGTEIENYYAEDVKEKYQVTPKEFIDVKALMGDTSDNIPGVPNIGEKTATKIIAEYGSIENAYEHAAELKPPRASKNLVEFWEQAKMSKVLATINVEADVAHDLASAKLGNLYTEEAYAFFQRLQFKNLLGRFDVKTENALEDCFVIVKKKKQAEEIFAKAAGAKRIGAAIYKDTRNVLPLFANSAGLGGIAVAFDKEEVYCFSEGGDLTIEYLLAELEKLAARVACFVMFDLKQALSCLTISEEREGNCFDATVAAYLLNPLKNDYTYDDVAQEHLGFVIDAKADQEVRACYEAYTAFAVVPVLEEKLRTQEMWTLFAKIEMPLVFTLYHMERSGVRVEAEALKIYGEQLGGRIALLEQEIYELAGETFNINSPKQLGVILFEKMGLKGGKKTKTGYSTAADVLEKLAPDYPVVSKILEYRQLTKLKSTYADGLAVFIGEDGRIHGKFNQTITATGRISSTEPNLQNIPVRMELGRLIRKVFIPEEGYVFLDADYSQIELRVLAHCSGDKELIQAYREAKDIHRITASQVFHTPFEEVTPLQRRNAKAVNFGIVYGISSFGLSQDLSITRKEAAEYIERYFETYPGIKRFLDDTVAHAKEMGYVVTLFGRRRPVPELASSNFMQRQFGERVAMNAPIQGTAADIMKIAMIRVDKELRERQMRSRLVLQVHDELLIETWKEEAEEVKTILKNCMEQAASLDVPLEIDMHTGENWYEAK, encoded by the coding sequence ATGAGTAAAATTGTATTGATTGATGGTCACAGTATATTGAATCGGGCCTTTTATGGCCTGCCGGATCTTACAAATGCGGAAGGACTCCATACCAATGCGGTATATGGATTTCTGAATATCATGTTCAAGATTTTAGAGGAGGAGAAACCGGAATATCTGACGGTGGCGTTCGACGTCCATGCGCCCACCTTCAGGCATGAGATGTACGCGGAATATAAGGGCACAAGAAAGCCGATGGCGGAAGAACTTCGGGAACAGGTTCCCATTATGAAAGAAGTGCTCCATGCCATGGGAATCGTGACCATTGAGCAGGCAGGACTGGAGGCGGACGATATTCTGGGGACGCTTTCAAGGAGATGTGAACAGGCCGGTATGGATGTGGTGATTATTTCCGGCGACCGGGATCTATTGCAGCTTGCGACGAGCCGTGTCGAGATACGGATACCGAAGACGAAGCGGACAGGTACGGAGATCGAGAATTACTATGCAGAAGATGTGAAGGAAAAATATCAGGTCACGCCAAAAGAATTTATCGACGTAAAGGCCCTTATGGGTGACACCTCCGACAATATTCCGGGTGTGCCGAATATCGGAGAGAAGACAGCCACGAAGATCATCGCGGAGTATGGCTCCATTGAGAATGCCTATGAGCACGCCGCAGAGCTTAAGCCGCCGCGCGCATCTAAGAATCTGGTGGAATTCTGGGAACAGGCGAAGATGAGCAAGGTCCTGGCCACGATCAATGTGGAGGCAGACGTAGCGCATGATCTTGCCAGTGCGAAGTTAGGGAATCTATATACGGAAGAGGCATACGCCTTTTTCCAGAGACTGCAGTTCAAGAATCTTCTGGGCCGGTTCGATGTCAAGACGGAGAACGCCCTGGAGGATTGTTTCGTCATCGTGAAAAAGAAAAAACAGGCCGAAGAAATTTTTGCAAAGGCAGCGGGTGCCAAACGTATCGGTGCAGCTATCTATAAGGATACCCGGAATGTTCTGCCGCTTTTTGCAAACAGTGCCGGACTTGGAGGCATTGCGGTTGCATTTGACAAAGAAGAGGTCTATTGCTTTTCTGAGGGCGGAGATCTTACCATCGAATATTTGCTTGCAGAGCTAGAAAAACTGGCGGCGCGGGTGGCATGTTTTGTCATGTTCGATCTGAAACAGGCGCTTTCCTGCCTGACCATTTCCGAAGAGCGGGAAGGGAACTGTTTCGATGCGACAGTGGCCGCCTATCTTCTGAATCCGTTAAAAAATGATTACACATATGACGATGTGGCGCAGGAGCATTTGGGATTTGTCATTGACGCAAAGGCAGATCAGGAAGTGAGGGCGTGTTATGAGGCCTACACGGCATTTGCTGTGGTCCCTGTACTGGAGGAGAAGCTGCGTACACAGGAAATGTGGACACTTTTTGCCAAAATAGAGATGCCGTTGGTATTTACCCTGTATCACATGGAGAGAAGCGGAGTGAGGGTCGAAGCGGAGGCATTGAAAATCTACGGCGAACAGCTTGGCGGCCGGATTGCATTGTTGGAACAGGAGATCTATGAGCTGGCCGGGGAGACCTTTAATATTAATTCGCCCAAGCAGCTTGGCGTCATCTTATTTGAAAAGATGGGCTTAAAGGGCGGAAAGAAAACGAAGACTGGGTACTCGACTGCGGCGGACGTGCTGGAAAAACTGGCACCGGATTATCCCGTAGTGTCCAAGATCCTGGAATACCGGCAGCTTACCAAATTAAAATCGACCTATGCGGACGGACTGGCCGTATTTATCGGAGAAGATGGCCGGATTCACGGGAAATTCAACCAGACGATCACGGCTACCGGGCGGATCAGCAGTACAGAACCGAACCTGCAGAATATCCCGGTGCGTATGGAGCTCGGCCGGCTTATCCGGAAGGTCTTTATCCCGGAGGAGGGATATGTCTTTTTGGACGCCGACTATTCGCAGATCGAGCTTCGCGTGCTGGCGCATTGTTCCGGCGATAAGGAACTGATCCAGGCATACAGGGAGGCGAAGGATATCCACCGGATCACGGCGTCTCAGGTATTTCACACGCCATTTGAGGAGGTGACTCCGCTTCAGAGAAGAAATGCGAAGGCTGTGAATTTTGGAATCGTCTATGGTATCAGTTCGTTCGGACTGAGCCAGGATCTTAGTATTACCCGGAAGGAAGCGGCGGAATATATAGAGCGGTATTTTGAGACGTATCCGGGAATAAAGCGTTTCCTTGACGATACGGTCGCGCATGCGAAAGAAATGGGCTATGTGGTGACCTTGTTCGGCAGACGGCGCCCGGTGCCGGAGCTTGCTTCCAGCAATTTCATGCAGAGGCAGTTCGGGGAACGGGTGGCGATGAATGCACCGATCCAAGGGACGGCGGCAGATATCATGAAGATTGCCATGATCCGTGTAGACAAGGAGCTTAGAGAGCGGCAGATGAGATCCAGACTGGTACTTCAGGTTCATGATGAGCTTTTGATCGAGACCTGGAAAGAGGAAGCAGAAGAGGTGAAGACGATCCTGAAGAACTGTATGGAACAGGCGGCAAGCCTTGACGTTCCGCTGGAAATCGATATGCATACCGGTGAAAACTGGTACGAGGCAAAATAG
- the coaE gene encoding dephospho-CoA kinase (Dephospho-CoA kinase (CoaE) performs the final step in coenzyme A biosynthesis.), protein MIKIGITGGVGSGKSRILDELKGKYGAAVYQADLIAHEVQRPGEACYREVIERFGEEILNTDGTIDRSRLGAIVFNDSGELEALNAIVHPAVNARILEDIEKEEKNGCRLFVLEAALLTDKIYHEMLDEIWYIHVEEEVRKDRLSATRGYSRERTEAMMASQPKEAVFRKSCDRVIENSGDYEQTSRQIEAAVRAVLGTLELCRRW, encoded by the coding sequence ATGATTAAAATAGGAATTACAGGCGGTGTAGGGTCAGGTAAGAGCCGGATTCTGGATGAGCTTAAGGGAAAGTACGGCGCAGCTGTCTATCAGGCGGATTTGATCGCGCATGAGGTGCAAAGGCCCGGGGAAGCCTGTTATCGGGAAGTCATAGAAAGGTTCGGGGAGGAAATTTTAAATACGGACGGAACGATCGACAGGTCCCGACTGGGGGCAATTGTTTTCAATGATTCGGGAGAACTGGAGGCGTTGAATGCAATCGTACACCCTGCGGTAAATGCGCGGATTCTGGAAGATATAGAAAAAGAAGAGAAAAATGGGTGCCGCCTTTTTGTGCTGGAGGCGGCGCTCCTTACTGATAAAATTTATCATGAAATGCTGGATGAAATCTGGTATATTCATGTAGAAGAGGAAGTGCGAAAAGACAGATTGTCCGCCACCCGTGGATACAGCAGGGAAAGGACGGAGGCCATGATGGCCTCGCAGCCGAAGGAAGCGGTATTTAGGAAAAGCTGTGATCGTGTGATCGAAAACAGCGGGGATTATGAGCAGACCTCCCGGCAGATAGAGGCGGCGGTTCGCGCAGTCCTTGGCACTTTGGAATTATGCCGCAGGTGGTGA
- a CDS encoding PFL family protein: MINFNEVAETHQMISEEKLDVRTITLGISLLDCVDSNLEKLNEKIYHKITTVAKDLVETGRKIEREFGIPIVNKRISITPISLVAGSACKCPEDYVSIAETLDRAANAVGVNFIGGYSALVSKQMTKSEEELIRSIPMALAKTERVCSSINVGSTRTGINMDAVRLCGEIVKLTAEATAERDSLGCAKLVVFCNAPDDNPFMAGAFLGVTEGDAVINVGVSGPGVVKKAIESCRGKGFEELCETIKKTAFKVTRVGQLVAGEASKRLGIPFGIVDLSLAPTPDVGDSVAEILEEIGLERVGAPGTTAALAMLNDQVKKGGVMASSYVGGLSGAFIPVSEDQGMIDAVNAGALTMEKLEAMTCVCSVGLDMIAIPGKTSPATISGIIADEMAIGMVNQKTTAVRLIPVIGKDVGEVAEFGGLLGYAPIMPVNEFDCSTFISRKGRIPAPIHSFKN; the protein is encoded by the coding sequence ATCATTAATTTTAACGAAGTAGCAGAGACGCACCAGATGATCAGCGAAGAGAAGCTGGACGTGCGTACAATAACGCTGGGGATCAGCCTGCTGGATTGTGTGGATTCCAATCTGGAGAAGCTGAATGAGAAGATATATCATAAAATCACGACCGTCGCAAAGGATTTGGTGGAGACGGGACGAAAGATAGAGAGAGAATTCGGGATTCCGATCGTAAATAAACGAATCTCCATTACCCCGATTTCCCTGGTCGCAGGGTCAGCATGCAAGTGTCCGGAAGACTATGTGTCAATCGCCGAGACTTTGGACAGGGCGGCAAATGCCGTCGGTGTGAATTTTATCGGCGGTTATTCCGCACTGGTATCCAAGCAGATGACAAAAAGTGAGGAAGAGCTGATCCGCTCGATTCCGATGGCACTGGCAAAGACCGAACGCGTATGTAGTTCGATCAATGTGGGCTCTACCAGAACCGGCATCAATATGGATGCAGTCCGCCTTTGCGGTGAGATCGTAAAGCTGACGGCGGAGGCTACCGCCGAGAGGGATTCTCTTGGCTGCGCCAAATTGGTGGTATTCTGTAACGCACCGGATGACAATCCGTTCATGGCGGGTGCATTTCTCGGCGTGACGGAGGGCGACGCGGTCATCAATGTGGGAGTCAGCGGTCCGGGAGTAGTGAAAAAAGCGATTGAATCCTGCAGAGGGAAAGGGTTCGAGGAATTATGTGAGACGATCAAGAAGACGGCGTTTAAGGTGACGCGTGTCGGGCAGCTTGTGGCGGGAGAGGCGTCTAAGCGGCTGGGAATTCCTTTTGGAATTGTGGATCTGTCCTTGGCACCCACTCCTGATGTGGGAGATTCCGTGGCGGAGATTCTGGAAGAGATCGGACTTGAGCGTGTTGGCGCACCGGGAACGACAGCGGCGCTTGCCATGCTTAATGACCAGGTGAAAAAGGGAGGCGTCATGGCTTCTTCCTATGTGGGAGGCTTAAGCGGAGCATTTATTCCGGTCAGTGAGGATCAGGGAATGATCGACGCGGTGAACGCCGGTGCGCTGACCATGGAGAAGTTGGAAGCGATGACTTGTGTCTGCTCGGTAGGTCTTGATATGATTGCGATTCCGGGTAAGACGTCTCCGGCTACCATTTCCGGTATCATTGCGGACGAGATGGCAATCGGTATGGTGAATCAGAAGACAACAGCAGTGCGTTTGATTCCGGTCATTGGAAAGGATGTCGGAGAGGTGGCAGAGTTTGGCGGTCTGCTGGGATATGCGCCGATCATGCCGGTGAACGAATTTGATTGCAGTACATTTATCAGCCGGAAGGGAAGGATTCCGGCACCAATACACAGTTTTAAGAATTAG
- a CDS encoding nucleotidyltransferase: MKIVGLIAEYNPFHNGHQYHIEKALRLTNSDAAIVLMSGDFVQRGVPALLPKHLRAMMALRGGAGVVLELPVLSACGSAEYFARGAISIFTSLRCVSSICFGSECGDIRLLKKAAHILADEPEEFRLLLQELLKQGVSYPLARQKALLQYTKDPALSDILKEPNNILGIEYLKAIEQLHSPLEALTIQRHTSAYHDTDLSDTYSSASAIRQVLACPDYAPEWDSLIGQVPSSCHLLLRENYKCRYPIGADDFSLLLKYRLLTETAESLNLYADMTPELANRIMRNQNALITWNQFCDLLKTREVTFARISRILLHVLLGITKEEAAYYHENGYAHYARVLGFARADAAILSEIKTHAQIPLITRPSDRPLLNERGNRMLNLDLLAANLYESVVTAKYHRPFIHECVQQICIL; this comes from the coding sequence ATGAAAATTGTCGGATTAATTGCAGAATATAACCCTTTTCACAATGGGCACCAGTATCATATCGAAAAAGCACTAAGACTGACGAATTCCGATGCTGCCATCGTTCTGATGAGCGGAGATTTCGTGCAAAGGGGAGTGCCTGCTCTCCTCCCGAAGCATCTCCGCGCTATGATGGCATTACGCGGTGGGGCCGGTGTGGTCCTGGAGCTTCCCGTCCTTAGTGCCTGTGGAAGCGCTGAGTATTTTGCCCGCGGCGCCATTTCCATTTTCACCAGTCTTAGGTGCGTTAGCAGCATCTGTTTCGGGAGTGAATGCGGGGATATCAGGCTGCTGAAAAAGGCGGCCCATATACTGGCAGATGAGCCGGAAGAATTCCGCCTTCTATTGCAGGAACTGCTCAAACAAGGCGTTTCCTATCCCCTGGCACGGCAGAAGGCCCTTCTTCAATATACCAAAGATCCGGCGCTTTCCGACATTTTAAAAGAACCGAACAATATTCTCGGAATCGAATATCTAAAGGCCATCGAGCAGCTTCACAGTCCCCTTGAAGCCCTGACAATACAAAGACACACGTCCGCTTACCACGATACTGACCTTTCCGACACTTACAGTTCGGCGTCAGCAATCCGCCAGGTTTTGGCCTGCCCGGACTATGCTCCCGAATGGGATTCGCTGATCGGCCAGGTTCCGTCCTCCTGTCATTTGCTGCTTCGCGAGAACTACAAATGCAGGTATCCCATCGGCGCCGACGATTTTTCGCTCCTGCTGAAATACCGGCTGCTTACGGAAACTGCCGAAAGTCTGAATCTCTATGCCGATATGACGCCGGAATTAGCCAACCGGATCATGCGAAATCAAAATGCGTTGATCACCTGGAATCAATTCTGTGATTTGTTAAAGACCCGGGAAGTGACGTTTGCCCGCATCAGCCGAATCCTGCTTCATGTACTGCTTGGGATCACAAAGGAGGAGGCAGCCTACTACCATGAAAATGGCTACGCCCACTATGCAAGAGTCCTTGGATTTGCCAGGGCGGACGCTGCCATCCTAAGCGAGATCAAAACGCACGCACAGATACCTCTGATCACCAGGCCTTCCGACCGGCCCCTCCTAAATGAGCGGGGCAATCGCATGCTGAACCTGGATCTGCTTGCTGCCAATTTGTATGAATCTGTGGTAACTGCAAAATACCACCGGCCTTTTATCCACGAATGCGTACAGCAGATTTGTATACTGTAA
- a CDS encoding DegV family protein, which translates to MGKVAIVTDSNSGITQAEGKRLGISVIPMPFYINEELFLEDITLTQEEFYQRLEGNADIKTSQPSPADVTALWDELLKEYDEIVHIPMSSGLSSSCETAMMLAEDYDGKVQVVNNQRISITQRRSVLETIELVKNGKTAAEIKKILEDTKFDSDIYITLDTLKYLKKGGRLTPAAAAIGTVLNLKPVLRIKGEKLDAFSKTRGWKAAKKTMIQTIKDVIARDFADCDGPKDLYLDAAHTCKAEEAAEWKKELEAEFPGYDIHMDPLSLSVSCHIGPGAKAVAVTKILHV; encoded by the coding sequence ATGGGGAAAGTAGCGATTGTAACAGACAGTAACAGTGGGATTACACAGGCAGAAGGCAAAAGACTTGGAATTTCCGTGATTCCGATGCCGTTTTATATCAACGAAGAATTGTTCCTGGAGGATATTACGCTTACGCAGGAAGAGTTCTATCAGCGTCTGGAAGGGAATGCGGATATTAAGACTTCCCAGCCCTCTCCGGCAGATGTGACAGCGCTTTGGGACGAGCTTTTGAAGGAATACGATGAGATCGTTCATATTCCGATGTCCAGCGGGCTTTCCAGTTCCTGTGAGACGGCCATGATGCTGGCAGAAGATTATGATGGAAAGGTGCAGGTGGTAAATAACCAGCGCATCTCCATTACCCAGCGGCGCTCTGTATTGGAAACCATAGAACTTGTGAAGAACGGAAAAACTGCGGCCGAGATCAAAAAAATACTGGAAGACACCAAGTTTGACAGCGATATCTATATCACGCTGGATACGCTTAAATATTTGAAAAAGGGTGGACGTCTGACTCCGGCAGCGGCTGCGATCGGAACGGTGCTTAATCTGAAGCCGGTCCTTCGGATTAAGGGCGAGAAGTTAGATGCATTTTCCAAGACACGTGGCTGGAAAGCTGCGAAAAAGACGATGATTCAGACAATCAAAGATGTGATTGCAAGGGATTTCGCAGATTGTGACGGACCAAAAGATCTGTATCTTGACGCGGCTCATACATGCAAGGCAGAGGAAGCGGCTGAGTGGAAGAAGGAGTTGGAAGCGGAATTTCCAGGTTATGATATTCATATGGACCCGTTGTCTCTCAGTGTTTCCTGCCATATCGGACCGGGAGCAAAGGCAGTCGCCGTTACGAAGATTCTGCATGTTTAG
- a CDS encoding ACT domain-containing protein, protein MKKCIITVVGKDSVGIIAKVCTYLSETNINILDISQTIVDGYFNMMAVVDAEKSTKELDIVSVELQDLGLTIGVDIHCQREEIFLRMHRL, encoded by the coding sequence ATGAAAAAGTGTATTATCACAGTAGTAGGCAAAGACTCAGTAGGAATTATCGCAAAGGTATGTACCTATCTGTCAGAGACGAACATTAATATTCTGGATATTTCCCAGACGATCGTTGACGGGTATTTTAATATGATGGCAGTGGTGGATGCGGAAAAGTCAACGAAAGAGCTGGATATTGTTTCGGTCGAGCTTCAGGATCTTGGACTTACGATCGGTGTAGATATTCATTGCCAGAGAGAAGAGATCTTTCTCAGAATGCACAGATTATAA